Within Cyanobacteriota bacterium, the genomic segment AATACTAGGGTGGGTTTGGCAACGGCCTCATCAAGGGTTGCTGGATGAGTAGGGGTTAGTACTGACTGTGCCAGTGTGAGTAGCTCTTGCAATTGGTGCTGTCTGCCATAGAGCTTTTGGGGAATTTGGAAGCGATCGGACACATCATTTTCCCCCGGTGTAAAGGGTTCAATGGTTCCTGTAGCCTCATACTGCATCAAGCACAAAACCAAATCTGCCTCAATGCCCCAAGCACTCTGGTAGCGATCGTCAGCCATCTTGGCCAACAACTTCATCACGACATTGGCGATCGACTCAGGAACCTCAGGGTTAATCTGGTGGGGCGGCACGGGCTGTCGGGCGAGCTGACAGTGCACTAACTCCATGGGGTCAGTTGCATCAAACGGCAACCGCCGACACAACATTTCGTAGAGTGTGACTCCCAACGAATAAAAGTCAGTGCGATAGTCTACAGCCCGGTTCATGCGTCCAGTTTGTTCTGGAGACATATAGGCCAATGTGCCCTCCATCGGATCCATTAGGGATGGGCTGCTACAGGTTTCATCACTGCCTTGACAGATAGCCGTGGCAAAGTCTGCTAACTTAATCCGCTGTTTGGCAGGATTAAAAATAATGTTGCTAGGCTTAATATCTCGATGAATAATGTGGTGTTGGTGGAGCTTGCCTAAAACTTCAGCCAGTTGAACAGCAATGTCTAAGAATTGCTTCAGAGTCAGCGGTTGCTCCAGTAGGTACTGCTTCAGCGAAACACCATCAATATCCTCCAAAATCAAGACAGGAATCCGATGTTGCGTCTCTAGCCCGTAGGCTTTGATGACCCCCTCAATGTCTAGGGACTTGAGGATAGCATACTCATGGTGAAGGCGGGCGATGCTCTCTGGCGAAGGAGCATCGGCAAGGGTTTTGAGGACTACAGGACGCAGGGGCTGGCGCTGTTGCCCACGATAAATGACAGTTCGGGAACTGCGGTGAAGCTCGCTAATAATCTGATAGCCACGCAACGATAGCATGATGCTGGTTAGGTTAACCTACTGAGGCCCTCTTATAGAGAGGTTAATGTGATAGGGTAATTCGCAGTAACCGATAACGGTTACCAAAGTTGTGTTCATTCTAGTCCTCATCTCATGACTCTTGACCTATTGTTTAACGGAGCCAACATATTTGTCTTGCCATTCTGGGTGTTAATGGTGCTGCTGCCCAATTGGGAAGTAACTCGCCGGATTATGGCATCTCCACTGCCGTTTATGGCGTTGGCAGGTTTATATCTCTATCTGTTCATTTCTGCCTTTGATGCCAGCTCTGCCGCTGACTTTGCTAGCCTTCAACTCGCCGATGTTGCCCGCTTGTTTAGCAATCAACAGGTAGCTGCGGCGGGATGGGTACACTATTTGGTGATGGATTTATTTGTGGGACGCTGGATTTATCAGGAAGGGCAACGCACAGGAGTTTGGACACTGCACTCGCTGGTGTTATGTCTATTTGCAGGGCCGCTGGGACTACTATCTCACTTGCTAACGAGTACGATCGTTGATCGATTTTGGCTCAACCGCACCCCATCTGAGGCATCTGAGACTAGCACCTAATACACCATCAGGGCTGGAATGTAGAGTGATGCCTTGGCAGTTAGCGTCTACTTCAGACTAACCCCAAGAGGTTAATACTCTGGGGAATTTCAAGAGGCTAATACTCTGGGGGATTAAAGTCGCTGCTTTTCGGTAATCGTGATGGCTAAATTTTTGTCTCCAATGCTGACCCCCTGGGAAACGGTGCCCTTGACCGTGACGGTTGCGTCAACGGCAGGCAAATCTCCAGCGCCACTGATTACCCACACAGAGCCAGAGTTATCCTTCACTTCGTAAGCTCCTCGACCAAGGATGCCGATTCGATTCACAACTTTGCCTCTAACGGTGACTTCAGTGTATTTGCTTGGGTTACTAACGATTTTTTCAATCGGTGTGGTGCCTACACCAATCTTAGCCAATTGGTTGCAGCCTACTAACCCAATGGTGCCAATACTGAGCAACATGCTGAGCGTTATGGCTGTTACCAAGCCTACAGTGCGCGATCGGGGATTCGATCTAAGCGGGGGTGTAATCGGTGAGTATGCCATAGTTGCCTAATGGAATTGGAAACGATATGAAACGATAGTTGTATGGAGGCGGTGTTACTGCATCAGGCATCACTACCTGAACCATCACCACCTAGTCATCACTACCATAGCGCGGTGCTCAATTCCCGGAGCTTTCCCCTGATGTTTAGTCACGATCGCTGAAGAACTACGAACATCCGTTACATACTTGCACAACCAATCACGAATTACCACTGATCACTGACCCATGACCAACGATCCTGACCCTATCATCCTGGCAGCACCAGCAACCAACAAGAACAAAAATGCTGGTTTAGCGCCACTACTGCTCACTGTGGTGGAATTAGTGCGTCAACTGATGGAGGCTCAGGTGATTCGCCGGATGGATGAAGGGTTGCTGAGCGAGGCAGAGTTAGATCGGGCCGCAGAGAGTTTGCGGAAGTTGGAAGAGCAGGTAGTAGAGCTATGCCGAGTTTTTGAGATTGATCCGGCTGATTTGAATATCGACTTGGGTGAAGTGGGAACATTGTTGCCGAAAACGAGCGGTTACTATCCAGGTGAACCATCAGCAAACCCTACCATTTTGGAACTGCTGGATCGCCTGCTTAATACTGGTGTGGTTGTGGAGGGCAGTGTGGATTTGGGGTTGGCGCAATTGAGCTTGATCCATGCCAAGTTACAGTTGGTGTTGACATCTAAACCGATTTAGAGCTTAAGGTGACGCAGAGACGTTGCAGATGTAGAGCATAGGCTGTGTATGGACAAACCATGGGTGTGGAAGGTAACGATGGTGACGATCGTCCTGATGGGCACTGGTGTTGGTATTGGTCTACAGGCACTCCGTCAACAATCTAGTTCACCATCTCCTCCATTGTCTGCTCAATCACCTCGTCCACTATTGCCTCCAGCAGAGATGCGGTATCGGGTTGACCGTTTGAGTAATAGCACTGTCCATGTATTGACCATTCCCAAGGCTTATTGGCAAACCCAGGCAGTTGTGCCCGCTGTCGCTGCATCAGTCACATCACTAGACCAATTTGCCCAGCAGCGGGGAGCGATCGCTGTGATCAATGGTGGTTTTTTTGACCCAGAAACTGGTAAGACAGCCTCCTATGTCACGATCAATGGTCTACTAGTAGCGGATCCTCGCCAGAACGATCGGCTCATGCATAATCCTGACGTAGTGCCTTACCAAGCAAAAATCTTGAACCGCAGTGAACTACGGCGCTATCGGTGTGGCAGCCAAATTCGATATGCTATTGCCCGCCATCAAGATGCTATCCCTGCCACTTGCCAACTCCAGGATGCCCTAGGGGCTGGGCCTCGTCTGTTGCCAGCGATCGCCGCAGAAGCAGAGGGGTTTTGGGCTACAGTGCAGGGTGAAGTTGTCCGAGATCCGTTAGGCATGAACCGTCGTAATGCCAGAACAGCTATCGGTCTAACGCCAGATGAGTCAATGCTGTGGGTGATGGTGGCCCAATTACCATCCCAGCCTGACAACTCCGGGATGACTCTGCCAGAACTAGCCCAGTATCTCCGGTCTCTAGGAGCAGTAGAAGCACTGAACTTGGATGGCGGCAGTTCTTCATCCCTTTACTACCAGGGCAATACCATCTATGGGCGCGTCGATGAAACCGGACAACCTACAGGACGATGGGTGCAATCAGTATTGCTAATAAAACCCAACCCTTACTAGCGTTAGCCACTAAACGGGTAATAGCTCTTCATACTCACTCCGTATCACCTCACACGGGTACGGAAGCGAATAAAGCCGTAGGAGTTAGTTGGGGTGCCCGGTGCCGTCGCTCCAGGCAAGGTTGTAGGAGCTTGTACCACATCAACCACTACTACCCCACTGACATTGGGTGCTGCCGTATTACACCGCGGTGGAATAGGCGCACTCGGTGGAACAAAGAGTCCCCGATCGGGAGCATCATTTACATTGGTTAGGCCATTGGTGGGTGCCGTTGGCAACGCAGTCGTGCTCAGTGCTAGGGCAATTCCCTGATCAGCAGGCAAGCCACCATCCCCTGGCAAGCCATTGAAGGCCGTAGGCAGAAAATCGCTATTCGCCGGAACAACATCACAAATTCTCAGATTAGTAGCAGCAGCAGGCCCAGCTGAGAGGAAATAAATCGTATATTCCAACTCATCCCCAGGACGCACGATGCCACTGTCGATCGCACCTCGTAGATACGTCGCTGCTGGAGCGGGCCAATTCGGATTATTGTCCTCTGGCCCTGGTGCATCTACAAAGCCCGTAATGTCCGTGGTGTTGATGCGAGTAATTCGCTTGACCAACAGCACATTAGGACTGCCACTGCTAGCACCTACAGGCGTTACCCTCGGCGCATTCTGCGGGGTAAAGTTAGAGCCGTTCACTGTCGCTGTATTGGTCACTTGTGGGGCAGCCCCAGCTCCCAACAGCACCCGGAACACCGCTGTCGAACTGGCACCTCCAGCCAAGGTTCCCCCACTAGTCGCGTTGGCTCCCGTCCCCAGCCGGAAGACAGCAGCAGTACCCGTGAAGTTAGCTGTGTCATCACCAGCCGCATCCGTGCGGGGATTGCTGTCAATCTGTAGACTGCTAGTCACATAGGTGGTGTTTGCAGGGATGNNNNNNNNNNNNNNNNNNNNNNNNNNNNNNNNNNNNNNNNNNNNNNNNNNNNNNNNNNNNNNNNNNNNNNNNNNNNNNNNNNNNNNNNNNNNNNNNNNATGGTGTATTCAATCACATCTCCAGGCGTGTTGGTGCCACTGCCGTCGGTGTCGATGACGCGAGTGGCGGTCTTGGTTAGGGTGAGGTTGGGGATATTGAACGTGACCGGAACCGTATCATCATCACTGGCTAGCAATGCCGGAGGTGGCAATGGGATTGCGTTGCCTGGCCCTACAAAACTATAGCTAGGGTTAGGGCCTGCTGAGGTGCTGCTGGCAAAAACAGTATTGTTTTGACCAACACCAACGGGGATAGCAGGTACGCTAGGGTAAGTGACCCGGGCTGTGAAGGTAACGGTACAGCTTTGTCCTGGTAATAATGTGTCGGTGCCTGCCAAGAGACGAGTGTCTCCTGTCAACAAGCCATTGTAGGCCAGATTGGCTGTACACGTTCCAGCCGTAACAGACGGTGCAACAGGGATCGTGATTGTTGGGGTACCTGTAGCAAAGGTGCGGTTCAAGTTATCGGTTAATTGCACGTTGGGAGCGGGCTGAGTACCTGTGGCGGTAAGCACAACCGTATAGGGAACATCGAAGGCTACAGGACTGACTTGGGTAACCGTGCCGACGGTCTTTGTAACGTTAATTACGAATTCTGGCGAGGTAAAGGCACAACTAGCACCATCACTATTAGTAGTGGTTTCACCTGTTGCAACTAGGGTGGCTGCGCCTGTGGTGGTGTTGACAACGTAGAAAGCATTGTTGTTGTCGTAGGCATATAGGGTGCCAGAGGCATCAAAGAAAGCAGTGCCAATCTGCCCACCAACTAGCCCTGTCGGTAAGCTAGCTAGGATAGTCCCCGTGGCTAAGTTAATTCGAAAAAGGGTGTCACTCAACAATCCGTAGAGAAAGCCATCGATCGGATTAATTGCTATATCACCGACAGAAATGGCAGCAGATAGGGTGATTGTGGTAATGGTAGGCGTGCCAGTATCGGGATTTGCAATTCGGTAAATCGTATTGTTGAGACCCGAGGGCTTAATGTAGTAGTCACCATTTACATCGATAGTGCCAGCATTGTAATTGTTGACGTTGGGGATACTAAGTCCAAGGGCTAGGGTACTAGCAACACCGGTTTGATTAATCCGATACAGAGTTTTGAACCCGTTGGCAAGACCAACATCGATGGCATACATGAGACCATCTTGCTTGCGGTAGGCGAGCGCATTGAGGACGACATCAGGAGCGATCGTACCGATTTGAGTTGACGTAAAGGCAGGACGATTAATACGAAATACTTGAGAGTTGGTAGGAGGGCCAACTAGCTGTCTAATCTGGTAAAGGTTGCCATCACAGGGATAGAGTGGAAACTGAGCGTTAGCAGGTGCGGGTAGCCAAAGGTTGAGGCCGCTGAGGTGAACTACAACTGCAAAGGTAGTAACGACAGTCACCAGAAACCGATGCCACCGTAACTGTAGCTTCAGGATGTTGAGTTTGGAACCCACTGACGATCGCAGCAGACGTGTAAGCCCAGCATTCAGGCTTGACCCTAATGTTGCTATCCAGGACATTACGCCTAACCGCATGGTTTATCTCCCCTCAATTTGCAAATCTGTTTCTTGATCGACAAACTGGATTTCAATCCCCCGTACATCCCGAAAGTAAATCTCTACCCGGCGATCGCGGGCATAGTCTAGACGGGTGTTGCCTTGGCTGCGACGACGAGACTCACCCAAGGAGCGAATGGTAAGGCGGGCAGGATCGATGCCCCGCCGCAGCAGGTAGTTGCGAACCGATTGCGCACGACGTAGTCCCAATGCTTGGTTGTAGGCATCACTAGCACGAGGGTCGGTGTGTCCTTCTAAGTCAATCACGATCATTGGATGTTGGCGTAATACAGTAATCACTTGGTCTAGAAGAGCAGCACTAGCCGGGCTAATATCTGAGCGATCAAGGGCAAAGTGCACTCGACGCGGAACCTGAAGACGCAGCGAAGGGGGTGGTGGAGCAGATGGTGAGGGTGACAGCGCAGGTGGCGAAGGTGATAGTGGCGGTGGCGGGGTCGTGCAGCTTGGGGCAGAGGCGGCAGCCACAGCTGAGGGTTGGCGACTAGTTGGCCCACCCCCTAGAAGCACCCGCACGGTAGCATTGAGAGCTGGTTCTGAGGTGCCGTAGTCAGGAAGGGTAGCGATCGCGCTAATCTGTTGACCTGCTTGCAGATTATCTACTGTTACCCCAAAACGTCCCCGCTGATCGGCTGTCGTGCTGGCAATCAGTCGGCTGAGTGGGCCATGGGTGAGAGCACTGTTGGGAGTGCTCAACAATGGGTCAGCAATGGGAGTAACAAGATATAGATCCACACGGGCACCTGGTTCAGCAATACCATCAATGGCTACCTTGCCATCCCTCAGCAAAAACTCTGAAGAGAGAAACGAGGGGGCATCAATGGCAGCATTTCCTGTTTCCTTGCGGCGGTTCGGTGAGTTGCGGGGTGGGTTAACACCATCACCCCCTTGGTAATCTTGCACGCCAACAGCCTGTTGGGCATTGAGGTCAATACTCAGTCCTTCCAAATCGCTGAACTGATTATTGCGAATGACATTGCGATCGCTCTGGGGAAACGCCGCAACCACGACACCAGCGCTAGTCTGATAGCGAATTTGGTTGTCTAGAACTTGGTGACCACTGCCCATCAGGTAAACAGCAGCCCGTCGCAGCCGACGACCGTTGTAGATAATTTGATTCTCCGCAATTTGTACGGAACCATCGGGCTTGAACAGGTACACACCGCTACCATCATTGCCACAGATGAGATTGCCGCGAACCAGGGACTGGCTAATGACCCCCTCTAAGCGGATGCCATCGGGCATTCCCGCAACGCCATTACCCACAATCAGGTTTTCGATGATCTGGGTATTTTCTGCCCGCACCGAAGTAATCACCCCACTGCCATCATGACGAGTAATGTAGTTCCGACGAATAGTCGTGCCCTTGCTGTTGAAGACAGAAACCCCAAAGGCTGACTGTGGAGCAGAGGGAGAATGATCAGGACTATTGGGTGGCGTAAAGGGGGAAATCCCTAGCCAGTTATTCTCAATCAACACCCCTTGGGGTGGAACGTCCCTATCGTAGAAGGGGAAGAACTTGGCAGGTTGTTGTTGCTGAGTGGTATCTGGCGGAGGCAGACGATGAGCTACAAAAATATCCGCTGGGGGAGTGACAGCCGTAGAGCGGTGTTTAGCTGTGAAGCCATAGAGACTTAGGCCCCGCACGGTTACGTTGTCTGCCGTGATGGTCAACCCCCGAAAGATTTCCACACCGGGTGCAGGGGTAATAGTAACAACTGGAATTGGGATGGGGATTTCTACGGTCGCGATCGCTGCTGGATTGTACCCAGGCTGGGTGGTGCCGTCGATCGTCAAGCCGGGATTTGTAATGTCAGGAAGCAACCCCCTAAGCTGAATGGTTGTTTGACCAGCCGGGAGATTAAACTCAATACGATTGGTGCCGCTACCCGGTGACACAAGTGCCTGTTCTGCTGGACTAAGTTGTGCCAAGGTCAAGGTGCCATTAGCCAGGGCTAGCGCTTCCCGCAGGGTAATTGCGTCATCAGCCTGGATAGTGTCTTGGTTGCTGGTGACCACAATCCGCAGGGACGAGGGTAGTGTTTGAGTGCGAGCGATCGTGGGCAAGCCAGTCATCGCGCCCACACTAATCACTATAGAGGTGCAAGTAAGCACCATCACTCTNNNNNNNNNNGAGAAAGCCTCACCCTGGATAGTCGCTGCTTAGTCATGGTCAGCACCTCCCCCAGCAGATAGGCTGATCGCTCGTGGCTCTAGTTGGTGTGGAGCATAACTCAAGGTAAATGGGTTGGATGAGTCCTGTACTTTCATTTGCAGGGGTAAGGTAATGGGCTGGAAGGTAACTGGAGGCAAGTCAAGGGTAAACAGTTGCCAATAGAGAGAAGACAGGGGAGCACTGAAGGTCGCTGTTGGGCAGCCTGCATCTTGACGGTTACAGTCCCCAAGCTGAAGGTCAGATGGCAGCGCCACAGAATTGGCACCACTCGCATCTGAGCCAACACCTAAAGAATTGGTTTGGGCAACAGGCTGAACCACAGACTCCTGCTGTTGAGGTGGAGCCACCCGCTGCAACCCAAAGCCATCAAACAATTCGTTGAGCTTGAAGGTAAGGCCGACGTAGGGGCCACCCGCCGAACGGCTACCACTGAAGTCGCGATCGTTATTCACACTGCCAGAGCTATAGCCCACCGCTACGCGCAAATTTGGCGTGAGATAGTAGCCCACCTCAGCCACCACCCCAAACTCGTTAAAACCCAGGGAACCTTGTCCGATCCAGCGCCCTTCAGCCACTAAATCCCAGTGGTAGCCTAGGCGATAGGTAGCCCGCAGTTGGGTAAGCGAGATAGTGCTAGTGCCTGCCAAGTCCCGCGCTAGGTAAGACACACTGTTGCGAATAGCAAACTTGCCATAAAACTCCCACTGCCAATTGGGAGCATAGATCGCTTCAGCCGCAAACAAATTGTCAATGGAGCCAGTACCACTACCCAAGAGGATGGTATTAGGAATCGTTGAGGGATTTTGACGATATTCATAGCGCAATAAGGCATTGAAACTGTCGTTGTGGGGATCACGGTAGGCCAAACCCAAGCGCAGATGGGCTGTATCTCCTAAGCCCGTGATGGTTTGATTAGAGCTGCCGGATAGCTGGTAGCGCACTAGGGCCGTCAGTCCGGGTGTGATTTTGCCGTTAGCAACCACAGACAATACGTTATTACTGCCTACCGAGGATGTGCGGAACTCGTAGCGGGCACTAGCCTTAAAGTCAGGGCTGTCGGTGTACTCAATGCCAATGCTGTAGTTGTCACCCCCTTGTACCCCCAAGGCAGCAGCACTCTGTCCCACAGCAAAGGGTTGGGCAAACTGAGTACCAGCAGCAGTGGCTCCAAAGAAGCTACCAATGATCCGCTCATAGGCCAGATCGACGCGCAGACCAGGGGCAAGACGAATGCCCTGCTGAATGCCGAGGGAACCCGTACCAACCATGCCATTATTGCCACCCAGCAGCGTGTAGCGTCCAATCAGTTTGGTGTCTTCACCGATCTTGTGCTCAGCCGCTATGCCAAAGCTAGTAATAGCCTGCCCTTGGAACTGTCCACGGGTATAGAACTGCTGAGCCGCAGACAGGGTGATACCAGGCATCACCGTCCAGTTCACACCCAACACGGTACGATCGGTGTATACCGCATCCACCGTTGAGGATAGCGTTAGCTCATTTTGGGCAATGAAGGTGAGGTTTTCGGTCAGGGCGTAGGTAAACCGAGAGCGCAGTTGGTCGGAACTACCGCTAAGGGTACTGGGGTTGATGCGATCGGTGCGATCGCGATGGATGAAATCCACATCTAGCAGAGCTGTTCCCAGTTTTTGCTGAATCCCAATGGAATAGGTATTGAGGGAATTGTCTACACGGCTACCCGGTACTGCGGCTGTGCGGGGTGCAATCAGCTCTTCAAAAATATCTAAGGGGCGGCTAGCAATGCCGAAGTTATCCTCATGGTCATACTGAATGCGGAGCCGAGTCGAGTCAAAGATAGGAGCAGTAGCATAGACACCGTAGCGAGTTTGTCCTGGGGTGAAACTAAGGGTGGAATTGTTAGAGAATCCAGCATCGGCAGAGCGGTAGTAAGCTCGCACGTCAACGTTGGGAAAGGGTTGCCCTTCCACTTCCACCCGATAGGCATTGCCACTAGTGGCTCCAAATACATCCAGGTTGTTGTGCGATCGAGCAATTTCAGCAATTACACTCCCTCTCTGCCACAGCGGCAAGAGCAGGTCAGCACCATACAGTTCAAAGCTACGAACCCCCTGGTTTTCTCGTAGGTAGGTGGCACCAATCCAGGCCTCTCGATTTTGTTCACGGGAGAAATGATAGCGAATGCGGCCAGCATATAGATTGTTACGACTGCTAGGGTCGTCGTACTGGTAAGTTGCCACAATCCGCTGCACGAGAGTCACGCCTGTGGCTAAGTCCACATCGGTACGAGCAATGCGCCGCCGAAATAGCAAGGTGCCACGCTCATAGTCGATTTCGTAATCAGCTCCCCGGTTTAAGCGAGTGCGGCTCACCACCGTGCCGGGGCGTTGCAGCTCTTCCGCTTCTAGATAAACAGTTTCACTGCCCTGAACGAGCAGCCGACGGGAGAGAAAATAGAAGCCACTAGTACCGTCGGGTGGAATCGTATCCCGCTGGAAGCCCTGAATGTTGTCGCCATAGAGGGCAGTGATTTGGAGATCGCCAATATTGAAGTTGCCCTTAAAGCCATGCAGTTGGCGGTTGAAGGCGGTGAATTGTTGCGATCGCAGCGAAAACTCCTGGCTAGAATAGTCACCCCACATAACAAAGTCAGTACCTGCTCCCTGCACTGGAGATGTGCGCTCTAGCTTTAGGAAGAGGCTATCTTGGGAAGGAGTAACCACCACGTTGGTAGAACTGTCCCCATAAACCGGGTAGGCACGATCGCAGTCTTGCTGATCGCGGAAGAGGCGTGATGTGCCGTCACAAATCTGGTTCAGGGGACGGAAGGAGTTATAGGCTCCAGTGAACAGCCATTCACCAATGGCCCCAGTCGCAAACACAGCCGCCGTGGCATCAAACTGCACACGATTGTCCCGATCGGCAGGGACAAACTCCCGAAAACTGCGGTAGAAATCAGTACCCCGTGCCCCTAGACGAAAGTCAATCACACCAGTGGCGATCGACGGGCGCAGCGCTGTTTCAAATTGAAGCTGAGTAAAGGCTTCTAGTTCATTGTATTTGGCAGAAATGTTAACCGTTTCCGGTGTAAGGGACGATCGCAAGGTTGCTGTGAACTGTCCCTGCTCGGTTCGCACCTGGAACCCCGGCTGCTCTGGGTCTACATCGGTGCCAATGAACTCCCCAGCATTGGTTGCCAGGGTAATCACAATATTGCGATTGGTAAGATTGCCAGCCTCATCCACCAACTCCCCGCGTACCGTTGCCGTAGAACGACCATCAGCAGGAATGCGCGTTTCTACTGCGCTTAAGCGCAGCGACATGGGGTTGCCCCGCACTTGCACCACAACTCGTGCCGTGGAAACCATCGGCTTTCCAGCTTCTGTGCGCGTTGCGGTTACTTCGATCAGGTTTTCACCCTCCTTGAGGGCAAGACCATACCAAGTCTGGGTTTCTAGCCCTGTTTCTGGGTCAGTTTCCGTGCGACCGACTAAAGCGGGATCGGCGATCGCCCCATTCACCCGCACATCCACCCGACTGCCGATGCCGTAGCGTAGCATCAGCGGTGTAGAGGGGACATTTAAGACAGTGCCATCGATCGGAGCCAAAATTACCACATCTGGGTTTGCCGCTGGCGGCGTTGGCCCCTGAGCCAGTACATTGTCAGCCATTAGCTGCTGAGGCTTAGCTAGCACTCCCGACACCTGAGCTGGTGCCTCTATTGTCTGGGCTACTGTCTGT encodes:
- a CDS encoding OmpA family protein: RVMVLTCTSIVISVGAMTGLPTIARTQTLPSSLRIVVTSNQDTIQADDAITLREALALANGTLTLAQLSPAEQALVSPGSGTNRIEFNLPAGQTTIQLRGLLPDITNPGLTIDGTTQPGYNPAAIATVEIPIPIPVVTITPAPGVEIFRGLTITADNVTVRGLSLYGFTAKHRSTAVTPPADIFVAHRLPPPDTTQQQQPAKFFPFYDRDVPPQGVLIENNWLGISPFTPPNSPDHSPSAPQSAFGVSVFNSKGTTIRRNYITRHDGSGVITSVRAENTQIIENLIVGNGVAGMPDGIRLEGVISQSLVRGNLICGNDGSGVYLFKPDGSVQIAENQIIYNGRRLRRAAVYLMGSGHQVLDNQIRYQTSAGVVVAAFPQSDRNVIRNNQFSDLEGLSIDLNAQQAVGVQDYQGGDGVNPPRNSPNRRKETGNAAIDAPSFLSSEFLLRDGKVAIDGIAEPGARVDLYLVTPIADPLLSTPNSALTHGPLSRLIASTTADQRGRFGVTVDNLQAGQQISAIATLPDYGTSEPALNATVRVLLGGGPTSRQPSAVAAASAPSCTTPPPPLSPSPPALSPSPSAPPPPSLRLQVPRRVHFALDRSDISPASAALLDQVITVLRQHPMIVIDLEGHTDPRASDAYNQALGLRRAQSVRNYLLRRGIDPARLTIRSLGESRRRSQGNTRLDYARDRRVEIYFRDVRGIEIQFVDQETDLQIEGR
- a CDS encoding ABA4-like family protein, encoding MTLDLLFNGANIFVLPFWVLMVLLPNWEVTRRIMASPLPFMALAGLYLYLFISAFDASSAADFASLQLADVARLFSNQQVAAAGWVHYLVMDLFVGRWIYQEGQRTGVWTLHSLVLCLFAGPLGLLSHLLTSTIVDRFWLNRTPSEASETST
- a CDS encoding phosphodiester glycosidase family protein, with amino-acid sequence MDKPWVWKVTMVTIVLMGTGVGIGLQALRQQSSSPSPPLSAQSPRPLLPPAEMRYRVDRLSNSTVHVLTIPKAYWQTQAVVPAVAASVTSLDQFAQQRGAIAVINGGFFDPETGKTASYVTINGLLVADPRQNDRLMHNPDVVPYQAKILNRSELRRYRCGSQIRYAIARHQDAIPATCQLQDALGAGPRLLPAIAAEAEGFWATVQGEVVRDPLGMNRRNARTAIGLTPDESMLWVMVAQLPSQPDNSGMTLPELAQYLRSLGAVEALNLDGGSSSSLYYQGNTIYGRVDETGQPTGRWVQSVLLIKPNPY
- a CDS encoding protein kinase, with the translated sequence MLSLRGYQIISELHRSSRTVIYRGQQRQPLRPVVLKTLADAPSPESIARLHHEYAILKSLDIEGVIKAYGLETQHRIPVLILEDIDGVSLKQYLLEQPLTLKQFLDIAVQLAEVLGKLHQHHIIHRDIKPSNIIFNPAKQRIKLADFATAICQGSDETCSSPSLMDPMEGTLAYMSPEQTGRMNRAVDYRTDFYSLGVTLYEMLCRRLPFDATDPMELVHCQLARQPVPPHQINPEVPESIANVVMKLLAKMADDRYQSAWGIEADLVLCLMQYEATGTIEPFTPGENDVSDRFQIPQKLYGRQHQLQELLTLAQSVLTPTHPATLDEAVAKPTLVLVSGYTGCGKSSLVRELHVPALHHQAYFCCGEFTADHQTVPYSGVIMALRSLLNQVLGDSDRRLYHWRTQLLTALQQASSDL
- a CDS encoding gas vesicle protein K; the encoded protein is MTNDPDPIILAAPATNKNKNAGLAPLLLTVVELVRQLMEAQVIRRMDEGLLSEAELDRAAESLRKLEEQVVELCRVFEIDPADLNIDLGEVGTLLPKTSGYYPGEPSANPTILELLDRLLNTGVVVEGSVDLGLAQLSLIHAKLQLVLTSKPI
- a CDS encoding TonB-dependent receptor — encoded protein: MKSSCWLKLSAVLLALGLPVQTVAQTIEAPAQVSGVLAKPQQLMADNVLAQGPTPPAANPDVVILAPIDGTVLNVPSTPLMLRYGIGSRVDVRVNGAIADPALVGRTETDPETGLETQTWYGLALKEGENLIEVTATRTEAGKPMVSTARVVVQVRGNPMSLRLSAVETRIPADGRSTATVRGELVDEAGNLTNRNIVITLATNAGEFIGTDVDPEQPGFQVRTEQGQFTATLRSSLTPETVNISAKYNELEAFTQLQFETALRPSIATGVIDFRLGARGTDFYRSFREFVPADRDNRVQFDATAAVFATGAIGEWLFTGAYNSFRPLNQICDGTSRLFRDQQDCDRAYPVYGDSSTNVVVTPSQDSLFLKLERTSPVQGAGTDFVMWGDYSSQEFSLRSQQFTAFNRQLHGFKGNFNIGDLQITALYGDNIQGFQRDTIPPDGTSGFYFLSRRLLVQGSETVYLEAEELQRPGTVVSRTRLNRGADYEIDYERGTLLFRRRIARTDVDLATGVTLVQRIVATYQYDDPSSRNNLYAGRIRYHFSREQNREAWIGATYLRENQGVRSFELYGADLLLPLWQRGSVIAEIARSHNNLDVFGATSGNAYRVEVEGQPFPNVDVRAYYRSADAGFSNNSTLSFTPGQTRYGVYATAPIFDSTRLRIQYDHEDNFGIASRPLDIFEELIAPRTAAVPGSRVDNSLNTYSIGIQQKLGTALLDVDFIHRDRTDRINPSTLSGSSDQLRSRFTYALTENLTFIAQNELTLSSTVDAVYTDRTVLGVNWTVMPGITLSAAQQFYTRGQFQGQAITSFGIAAEHKIGEDTKLIGRYTLLGGNNGMVGTGSLGIQQGIRLAPGLRVDLAYERIIGSFFGATAAGTQFAQPFAVGQSAAALGVQGGDNYSIGIEYTDSPDFKASARYEFRTSSVGSNNVLSVVANGKITPGLTALVRYQLSGSSNQTITGLGDTAHLRLGLAYRDPHNDSFNALLRYEYRQNPSTIPNTILLGSGTGSIDNLFAAEAIYAPNWQWEFYGKFAIRNSVSYLARDLAGTSTISLTQLRATYRLGYHWDLVAEGRWIGQGSLGFNEFGVVAEVGYYLTPNLRVAVGYSSGSVNNDRDFSGSRSAGGPYVGLTFKLNELFDGFGLQRVAPPQQQESVVQPVAQTNSLGVGSDASGANSVALPSDLQLGDCNRQDAGCPTATFSAPLSSLYWQLFTLDLPPVTFQPITLPLQMKVQDSSNPFTLSYAPHQLEPRAISLSAGGGADHD